In Fusarium oxysporum f. sp. lycopersici 4287 chromosome 2, whole genome shotgun sequence, a genomic segment contains:
- a CDS encoding dolichyl-phosphate beta-glucosyltransferase (At least one base has a quality score < 10): MAIEPPAEFLKPLWAWAEATPVYILLSLFIAFIALALLGLYVILHLVAPKPRPVYASEKTYLTSHPTEGRTQPQPLPCWYDRWLAERQASEQHVRPDEAFPTPDAGNIEPAEVRLSVVFPAYNEEDRVIPTLEEAVTYLDEHFGRSKQAGPSGASPTTKRHVRNAPKEDLGGYEILIIDDGSKDKTVDVVLKFAQEHGLHDILRVVSLARNRGKGGATTHGFRHVRGEYVLFADADGASRFSDAGKLIEGCEEVVDGSYRGVAIGSRAHLVGSEAVVKRSALRNFLMRSFHLVLMILTPPATSRIRDTQCGFKLFSRASLPHIIPYMHTEGWIFDIEMLMLAESAPATPVLGHDGSVIGTSPGIKVAEVPIEWHEVGGSKLNVIQDSIKMAIGLAVLRASWMFGVYRRRLT, encoded by the exons ATGGCTATCGAACCGCCCGCGGAGTTTCTCAAGCCTTTATGGGCTTGGGCTGAAGCAACGCCAGTCTACATTCTTCTGTCATTATTTATCGCGTTTATTGCGCTGGCACTTCTTGGG CTCTATGTCATCCTCCATCTCGTCGCGCCAAAGCCTCGACCCGTCTACGCCTCCGAAAAGACCTACCTTACCAGCCATCCCACTGAAGGGCGCACacagcctcaacctctcccCTGCTGGTACGATCGCTGGCTCGCTGAGCGACAGGCTAGCGAGCAGCACGTCCGCCCCGATGAAGCATTCCCTACTCCCGATGCTGGAAACATCGAACCCGCCGAAGTGCGTCTGAGCGTTGTCTTCCCAGCCTACAACGAAGAAGATCGCGTTATCCCGACCCTCGAAGAGGCTGTCACTTATCTCGATGAACACTTTGGCCGAAGCAAACAAGCTGGACCTAGCGGAGCGAGTCCTACGACTAAGAGACATGTTCGGAACGCTCCTAAGGAGGATCTCGGCGGATATGAGATCTTAATTATCGATGATGGGAGCAAGGATAAGACAGTGGATGTTGTCCTCAAGTTTGCCCAAGAACACGGCCTCCATGACATTCTTAGAGTTGTCTCACTTGCTCGCAACAGAGGCAAGGGCGGAGCGACTACTCATGGTTTCCGACATGTGAGGGGCGAATACGTCCTATTcgctgatgctgatggcgCATCCCGTTTCTCCGATGCTGGTAAGCTCATTGAAGGATGCGAGGAGGTAGTTGATGGATCGTACCGCGGCGTTGCTATTGGAAGTCGAGCTCATCTCGTCGGCAGCGAAGCCGTTGTTAAG CGCTCGGCTCTACGAAACTTCCTCATGCGATCTTTCCATCTCGTGCTCATGATCCTAACACCCCCTGCAACATCGCGCATCCGCGACACCCAATGCggcttcaagctcttctcgcGAGCATCCCTCCCACACATCATTCCCTACATGCACACTGAGGGGTGGATCTTCGACATCGAGATGCTCATGCTCGCAGAGTCAGCACCCGCGACACCAGTTCTTGGCCACGATGGCAGTGTTATTGGCACCAGTCCCGGCATCAAGGTTGCTGAAGTGCCCATTGAGTGGCACGAGGTTGGTGGCAGCAAGCTCAACGTCATTCAGGACAGTATCAAGATGGCTATTGGCCTTGCGGTGCTGAGAGCGAGTTGGATGTTTGGTGTCTATCGAAGACGATTGACATAG